In the genome of Tropicibacter oceani, one region contains:
- a CDS encoding phosphoenolpyruvate carboxykinase (ATP) yields the protein MSADIESCAIGAHLVLHNRASGAIVLAAPELARLLHEDPRTQAERDTLASWQSAGLFDAERYSPGQAIAARPLAGKVGLGFAAGAARATLWMPQDPLLDQLNCVLARYAQPGGAPTQPELSIEVEGDDYTLYRDGVALTERIDRDAARYACILAISEALVGGDAVAANMHASAVARGGRALVFVGGSGSGKTTTALGLMGRGWSQVADDHVPLHRNGHQVFSFPAAVGTKARSWALPEVQALFTAGREMPKVRDGVRYVEVSRQVAAGSVVPVAAVIFPTHDAGADFEMHRVTPEEALLRAIEGGARVSRGLNTLAPLARLLDQVPAYRMVYSHSGQSLDACESLPEL from the coding sequence ATGTCCGCTGACATTGAAAGCTGTGCCATCGGGGCGCATCTGGTGCTGCACAATCGCGCCTCGGGCGCTATTGTTCTGGCCGCGCCCGAACTGGCGCGGCTTTTGCATGAAGACCCCCGGACACAGGCCGAGCGTGACACGCTGGCATCCTGGCAATCCGCCGGGCTTTTCGATGCGGAACGCTACAGCCCCGGGCAGGCCATCGCGGCGCGGCCGCTGGCGGGCAAGGTCGGGCTTGGCTTTGCCGCCGGTGCGGCGCGGGCGACGCTTTGGATGCCGCAGGACCCCCTGCTGGATCAGCTGAACTGCGTTCTGGCGCGCTATGCCCAGCCCGGTGGGGCACCGACACAGCCGGAGCTGTCGATCGAGGTCGAAGGCGACGATTACACCCTGTACCGCGACGGCGTTGCGCTGACCGAGCGGATCGACCGCGACGCGGCGCGCTATGCCTGCATCCTGGCAATCAGCGAAGCGTTGGTGGGCGGCGATGCGGTGGCGGCGAACATGCATGCCTCGGCGGTGGCGCGCGGCGGGCGGGCGCTGGTGTTCGTCGGCGGCAGCGGCAGCGGCAAGACGACCACCGCGCTTGGCCTGATGGGGCGGGGCTGGTCGCAGGTTGCCGATGATCACGTGCCGCTGCACCGCAATGGCCATCAGGTGTTCAGCTTTCCGGCGGCGGTCGGCACCAAGGCCCGGTCCTGGGCGCTGCCCGAGGTGCAGGCCCTGTTCACCGCCGGGCGCGAGATGCCAAAGGTGCGCGATGGCGTGCGCTATGTCGAGGTCAGCCGCCAGGTCGCGGCCGGAAGCGTCGTTCCCGTCGCGGCGGTGATCTTTCCGACCCATGACGCAGGCGCGGATTTCGAAATGCACCGCGTCACCCCCGAAGAGGCGCTGCTGCGCGCCATCGAAGGCGGCGCGCGGGTCAGCCGGGGGCTGAACACGCTGGCCCCGCTGGCGCGTCTGCTGGACCAGGTGCCGGCCTACCGGATGGTCTATTCCCATTCGGGTCAGTCGCTTGATGCCTGTGAAAGCCTGCCCGAGCTATGA
- the murB gene encoding UDP-N-acetylmuramate dehydrogenase produces MTDLPQTRGRLTPDRPLNDLTWLRVGGPADWLFQPADPEDLAQFLAALDPSVAVFPMGVGSNLIVRDGGIRAVVIRMGRGFNAITVEGTRVTAGVAALDAHVAKKAAEAGVDLTFLRTIPGAIGGAVRMNAGCYGSYVADHFVQATAITRAGEMVTLTAEDLNFRYRQTDLPEGWVIIEAVFEGAKGDPQELAGRMEAQLKKRDETQPTKDRTAGSTFRNPAGFSSTGQADDSHELKAWKVIDDAGMRGATLGGAQMSPMHSNFLVNTGGATAADLEGLGEEVRKKVFQHSGIELHWEIMRVGEPG; encoded by the coding sequence ATGACCGATCTGCCGCAAACACGTGGGCGCCTGACGCCTGACCGACCGCTGAACGACCTGACCTGGCTGCGGGTCGGGGGCCCTGCCGACTGGCTGTTCCAGCCCGCCGACCCCGAGGATCTGGCCCAGTTTCTGGCCGCGCTCGACCCGTCGGTCGCGGTGTTCCCGATGGGCGTGGGCAGCAACCTGATCGTGCGCGATGGCGGCATCCGCGCCGTGGTGATCCGAATGGGCCGGGGCTTTAACGCGATAACGGTCGAGGGCACGCGCGTGACCGCAGGCGTTGCCGCGCTGGACGCGCATGTGGCGAAGAAGGCCGCCGAGGCGGGGGTTGACCTGACCTTTCTGCGCACCATCCCCGGTGCGATCGGCGGCGCGGTGCGCATGAACGCAGGCTGCTATGGCTCTTACGTGGCGGATCATTTCGTTCAGGCGACGGCGATCACCCGCGCCGGCGAGATGGTGACCCTGACCGCCGAAGACCTGAATTTCCGCTACCGCCAGACCGACCTGCCCGAAGGCTGGGTCATCATCGAAGCGGTGTTCGAGGGCGCCAAGGGCGATCCGCAGGAATTGGCGGGCCGGATGGAGGCGCAGCTGAAAAAGCGCGACGAAACCCAGCCGACCAAGGACCGCACCGCTGGCAGCACCTTTCGCAACCCGGCGGGCTTTTCCAGCACCGGGCAGGCCGATGACAGCCACGAGCTGAAAGCCTGGAAGGTAATCGACGATGCGGGGATGCGCGGCGCAACCCTGGGCGGTGCCCAGATGAGCCCGATGCATTCCAATTTCCTGGTGAACACAGGGGGGGCAACCGCCGCCGATCTCGAAGGATTGGGCGAAGAGGTGCGAAAAAAGGTTTTCCAACACAGTGGAATAGAGTTACACTGGGAAATCATGCGGGTGGGCGAGCCGGGATAG
- the murC gene encoding UDP-N-acetylmuramate--L-alanine ligase: protein MNGATKLPGDVGPIHFVGIGGIGMSGIAEVLLNHGYVVQGSDLKSTKITQRLEQLGAHVFEGQRAENLETAEVVVISSAIKPGNPELDEARRRGLPVVRRAEMLAELMRLKSNVAIAGTHGKTTTTTMVATLLDAGNFDPTVVNGGIIHAYGSNARMGQGEWMVVEADESDGTFNRLPATIAIVTNIDPEHMEHWGTIENLRRGFYDFVSNIPFYGLAVCCTDHPEVQALVGRVTDRRVVTYGFNAQADVRAVNLRYVKGVAHFDIEFQQDGVTLEGCTLPMPGDHNVSNALSAVAVARHLGMSGEEIREALAAFGGVNRRFTKVGEVNGVTIIDDYGHHPVEIAAVLKAARQATEGRVIAVHQPHRYTRLHHHFEDFCTCFNEADVVAIAEVFAAGEEPIEGASRDDLVAGLVRHGHRHARALQSEDDLERLVREQAQPGDMVVCLGAGTISAWANNLPARLEK from the coding sequence TTGAACGGTGCGACCAAACTTCCCGGGGATGTGGGCCCCATTCATTTCGTCGGCATCGGCGGCATCGGCATGTCGGGCATCGCCGAGGTCCTGCTGAACCACGGTTACGTGGTGCAAGGCTCGGACCTGAAGTCGACCAAGATCACCCAGCGGCTGGAACAGCTGGGCGCGCATGTCTTTGAAGGCCAGCGCGCCGAGAACCTGGAGACCGCCGAGGTCGTGGTGATTTCCAGCGCGATCAAGCCGGGCAATCCCGAGCTGGACGAGGCCCGCCGCCGCGGTCTGCCCGTGGTGCGCCGCGCCGAGATGCTGGCCGAGCTGATGCGTCTGAAATCCAACGTGGCCATTGCCGGCACCCACGGCAAGACGACGACGACGACCATGGTGGCGACGCTGCTGGATGCGGGCAATTTCGACCCCACGGTGGTCAATGGCGGGATCATCCATGCCTATGGGTCGAACGCGCGCATGGGGCAGGGCGAATGGATGGTGGTCGAGGCGGACGAGTCCGACGGCACCTTCAACCGGTTGCCCGCGACCATTGCCATTGTCACCAATATCGACCCCGAGCACATGGAACACTGGGGCACCATCGAGAACCTGCGCCGCGGTTTTTATGACTTTGTGTCGAACATCCCGTTCTATGGTCTGGCGGTCTGTTGCACCGACCACCCCGAGGTGCAGGCGCTGGTGGGCCGTGTCACGGACCGGCGCGTGGTGACCTATGGGTTCAACGCGCAGGCGGATGTGCGGGCGGTGAACCTGCGCTATGTCAAGGGCGTGGCGCATTTCGACATCGAGTTCCAGCAGGACGGTGTGACGCTTGAAGGCTGCACCCTGCCGATGCCCGGCGATCACAACGTGTCGAACGCCCTGTCTGCCGTGGCCGTGGCCAGGCACCTGGGCATGTCCGGCGAGGAAATCCGCGAGGCGCTGGCCGCCTTTGGCGGGGTGAACCGGCGGTTCACCAAGGTCGGCGAAGTGAACGGCGTGACCATCATCGACGACTATGGCCACCATCCGGTGGAGATTGCCGCCGTGCTGAAAGCGGCGCGTCAGGCGACCGAAGGCCGGGTGATCGCGGTGCATCAGCCGCACCGCTACACCCGCCTGCATCACCATTTCGAGGATTTCTGCACCTGCTTCAACGAGGCCGACGTGGTGGCCATCGCCGAGGTTTTCGCCGCTGGCGAAGAGCCGATCGAGGGGGCATCGCGCGATGACCTGGTCGCCGGGCTGGTGCGGCACGGGCATCGTCATGCCCGCGCGCTGCAAAGCGAGGACGACCTGGAGCGGCTGGTGCGCGAACAGGCGCAGCCGGGCGACATGGTGGTCTGCCTGGGCGCCGGGACGATTTCGGCCTGGGCCAACAACCTGCCGGCGCGTTTGGAAAAATGA
- a CDS encoding DUF2484 family protein, which yields MTTSLILACAWAVLANVLGMLPSKDNHWTRAYVLIALGIPLVGYVTYENGPWIGLAVLAAGMSVLRWPLRYLAAWIKRTVKGA from the coding sequence ATGACAACCTCTTTGATACTGGCGTGTGCTTGGGCCGTGCTGGCGAATGTGCTTGGGATGTTGCCATCCAAGGACAATCACTGGACGCGGGCCTATGTGCTGATTGCGCTGGGAATTCCGCTTGTGGGCTATGTGACCTACGAGAACGGCCCCTGGATCGGGCTTGCCGTGCTGGCCGCCGGCATGAGCGTTCTGCGCTGGCCGCTGCGTTACCTTGCGGCATGGATCAAACGCACGGTCAAGGGCGCCTGA
- the ftsA gene encoding cell division protein FtsA: MIELYETQRAMRNMRKAAMQRGVIAILDVGSSKIACLVLRFDGTDPSDEGLGSLAGQSGFRVIGAATTRSRGVRFGEIHAMSETERAIRTAVQAAQKMAGIRVDHVIASFSGADPRSYGLAGRVEVHGVNVDEQDVARVLSSCDVPDFGHGREVLHAQPVNFALDHRSGLIDPRGQIGNELSCDMHMLTVDAQAIQNLAHCVRRCDLELAGLASSAYVSGAAALVEDEQELGAACIDMGGGATGVSIFIKKHMIYADAVRMGGDHVTSDISMGLSVPMATAERIKTFYGGVHATGMDDREMIEIGGDTGDWEHDRRTVSRAELIGIMRPRVEEILEEVRVRLDAAGFDHLPSQQIVLTGGASQIPGLDGLATKILGQQVRLGRPLRVHGLPQAATGPGFASAVGLCLFAAHPQDEWWDFEIPVDRYPARSLKRAVQWFRDNW; the protein is encoded by the coding sequence ATGATCGAGCTATATGAAACCCAAAGGGCCATGCGCAACATGCGCAAAGCGGCAATGCAGCGGGGTGTGATCGCGATCCTGGACGTGGGCAGTTCCAAGATCGCATGCCTTGTCCTGCGCTTTGACGGAACCGACCCCAGTGACGAAGGGCTTGGCTCTTTGGCGGGGCAGTCGGGGTTTCGCGTCATCGGCGCGGCGACGACCCGGTCGCGCGGGGTGCGGTTCGGTGAAATCCACGCCATGAGCGAGACCGAGCGCGCCATCCGGACCGCCGTGCAGGCGGCGCAAAAGATGGCGGGCATCCGGGTGGACCACGTGATCGCCAGCTTTTCGGGCGCCGATCCGCGCAGCTATGGCCTTGCGGGGCGGGTCGAGGTGCATGGTGTCAACGTCGACGAACAGGACGTGGCGCGGGTGCTGTCGTCCTGCGACGTGCCGGACTTTGGCCACGGCCGCGAGGTGCTGCACGCGCAGCCGGTGAACTTTGCGCTGGATCACCGCAGCGGGTTGATCGACCCGCGCGGCCAGATCGGCAACGAACTATCCTGCGACATGCACATGCTGACGGTCGACGCGCAGGCGATCCAGAACCTGGCCCATTGCGTGCGGCGCTGCGATCTGGAACTGGCGGGGCTTGCCTCCTCGGCCTATGTCAGCGGCGCGGCGGCCCTGGTCGAGGACGAACAGGAACTGGGCGCGGCCTGCATCGACATGGGCGGCGGCGCGACGGGCGTGTCGATCTTCATCAAGAAACACATGATCTATGCCGATGCGGTGCGCATGGGCGGCGATCACGTCACCAGCGACATTTCCATGGGGCTGTCGGTGCCGATGGCCACCGCCGAACGGATCAAGACGTTCTACGGCGGCGTGCATGCCACCGGGATGGATGACCGCGAGATGATCGAGATTGGCGGCGATACCGGCGATTGGGAACATGATCGCCGCACCGTCAGCCGCGCCGAGCTGATCGGCATCATGCGCCCCCGCGTCGAGGAAATCCTCGAAGAGGTGCGGGTGCGTCTGGACGCGGCGGGCTTTGACCATCTTCCCAGCCAGCAGATCGTGCTGACCGGCGGCGCCAGCCAGATCCCCGGGCTGGACGGTCTGGCCACCAAGATCCTTGGCCAGCAGGTCCGACTGGGTCGTCCCTTGCGGGTGCATGGGTTGCCGCAGGCCGCGACGGGGCCGGGCTTTGCCAGCGCCGTGGGCCTGTGCCTGTTTGCCGCCCATCCGCAGGACGAATGGTGGGATTTCGAAATTCCGGTCGATCGCTACCCGGCCCGCAGCCTCAAGCGCGCGGTGCAGTGGTTCCGCGACAACTGGTAG
- a CDS encoding cell division protein FtsQ/DivIB, translating into MQPVDAHDPQMARLDPSASRLKYRIERLMLTPLFRFALRVVLPFSLCLGGGALWFSMDENREAFNGMIAEIRETIESRPEFQVKLMAIDGASAGVAEDIRAILPIDFPVSSFDLDLERMHDAIIELDAVKKAQLRIKQGGTLQIDITERKPAVLWRHDGGLEMLDAKGFVVGPLPTRFDRPDLPVIAGEGAERAVPEALELVAVAGPLSGRLRGLERMGGRRWDVVLDRDQRILLPEFGAVTALERTIAMDEAVEMLSRDLAAVDLRLPHRPTIRMKENAVQELLRIKALEAGGDQR; encoded by the coding sequence GTGCAACCGGTAGATGCCCACGACCCGCAGATGGCCCGGCTGGACCCCAGCGCCTCGCGATTGAAATACCGGATCGAGCGGCTCATGCTGACGCCGCTCTTTCGCTTTGCGTTGCGGGTGGTGCTGCCGTTTTCGCTGTGCCTTGGTGGCGGGGCGCTGTGGTTTTCGATGGACGAGAACCGCGAGGCCTTTAACGGGATGATTGCGGAAATCCGCGAAACCATCGAAAGCCGCCCGGAATTCCAGGTCAAGCTGATGGCCATCGACGGTGCCAGCGCCGGCGTCGCCGAAGACATCCGCGCCATCCTGCCCATCGACTTCCCGGTCAGCTCGTTCGATCTGGATCTGGAGCGGATGCACGACGCGATCATCGAACTGGACGCGGTGAAAAAGGCGCAGCTGCGCATCAAGCAGGGCGGCACGCTTCAGATCGACATCACCGAACGCAAGCCTGCGGTGCTGTGGCGCCATGACGGCGGGCTGGAAATGCTGGATGCCAAGGGCTTTGTCGTCGGCCCGCTGCCGACGCGCTTTGATCGCCCCGACCTGCCCGTGATCGCGGGCGAGGGGGCCGAACGGGCGGTGCCCGAGGCGCTGGAACTGGTCGCGGTGGCCGGGCCCCTGTCGGGCCGGCTGCGCGGACTGGAACGCATGGGCGGGCGGCGCTGGGACGTGGTGCTTGACCGTGACCAGCGCATCCTGCTGCCGGAATTTGGCGCCGTGACGGCGCTGGAACGCACCATCGCCATGGACGAGGCGGTCGAGATGCTTTCGCGTGACCTTGCGGCAGTCGATCTGCGACTGCCCCACAGACCAACCATAAGAATGAAAGAAAACGCCGTGCAGGAGCTGCTGCGCATAAAGGCGTTGGAAGCAGGCGGAGACCAGCGGTAA
- a CDS encoding APC family permease: MAEGLKRRIGLGLLTAYGVGVMVGAGIYVLSGAVAGVAGTWAPLSFLLAGLIAAPTALSYAEFSTRHPEAAGEAVYVARGFGRDWLGIAVGLAIVLAGVISAAAVLRGGAGYLLALVDLPVALVVVALGGALTLVAIIGVLESLGLAALFTLIEVVGLALIVWAGASAVPLAGVSGAVPWGGIGAGAVLAFFAFIGFEDIVNMAEEVIAPERTLPRAIVLSLVIASALYALVVWAALRVVPPQALAGSEQPLALVWATATGGSGRFLAAIAVFAALNGVLAQMVMAARVLFGLGKAGGALGVFHHAHPRFGTPVLASLVLGAAVVVGALSLPLAVLAEATSVVLLAVFVLVNAALIAVKRGGSRSAFQVPLAVPCAGLLLSLVALVANFALQG, encoded by the coding sequence ATGGCGGAAGGGTTGAAGCGTCGGATCGGGCTGGGGCTTTTGACCGCCTATGGGGTCGGCGTCATGGTTGGCGCGGGCATCTATGTGCTGAGCGGCGCGGTGGCCGGGGTTGCGGGAACCTGGGCGCCGCTGTCGTTTTTGCTGGCTGGGTTGATCGCGGCGCCGACGGCCCTGTCCTATGCCGAGTTTTCGACGCGCCATCCCGAGGCTGCCGGAGAGGCGGTCTATGTCGCGCGCGGCTTTGGCCGCGATTGGCTGGGGATCGCGGTGGGATTGGCCATCGTTCTGGCCGGGGTGATTTCGGCGGCGGCCGTGCTGCGCGGCGGGGCGGGCTATCTGTTGGCGTTGGTTGATCTGCCGGTTGCCCTGGTGGTTGTGGCCCTGGGCGGGGCCTTGACGCTGGTGGCGATCATCGGAGTGTTGGAAAGCCTGGGGCTGGCGGCGCTTTTTACCCTGATCGAGGTGGTTGGTCTGGCCTTGATCGTCTGGGCCGGGGCCAGTGCCGTGCCTTTGGCGGGGGTATCGGGCGCGGTGCCCTGGGGCGGGATCGGAGCGGGGGCGGTTCTGGCGTTCTTTGCCTTTATCGGGTTCGAGGACATCGTCAACATGGCCGAGGAGGTCATTGCGCCAGAGCGCACCCTGCCGCGCGCCATCGTGTTGTCGCTGGTCATTGCCTCGGCGCTCTATGCACTGGTGGTTTGGGCGGCTTTGCGGGTGGTTCCGCCGCAGGCGCTGGCCGGATCAGAGCAACCGCTGGCGCTGGTCTGGGCCACGGCGACCGGGGGCAGCGGCCGGTTCCTGGCGGCGATTGCGGTCTTTGCTGCCCTGAACGGGGTTCTGGCGCAGATGGTCATGGCGGCGCGGGTGCTGTTTGGCCTGGGCAAGGCGGGCGGCGCGCTTGGGGTATTTCACCATGCGCATCCGCGGTTCGGCACGCCGGTGTTGGCCAGTCTTGTTCTGGGGGCGGCGGTTGTTGTCGGGGCGCTGAGCCTGCCGCTGGCGGTTCTGGCCGAGGCGACCTCGGTCGTGTTGCTGGCGGTTTTCGTGTTGGTCAACGCGGCGCTGATCGCGGTCAAACGCGGCGGCAGTCGGTCTGCGTTCCAGGTGCCCCTGGCGGTGCCCTGTGCCGGCCTGCTTTTGTCGCTGGTCGCCCTGGTTGCCAATTTCGCCTTGCAAGGCTGA
- a CDS encoding D-alanine--D-alanine ligase translates to MGMSSRTLPKVVVLLGGPSAEREVSLSSGRECAAALRAMGYEVTEIDAGPDMAARLADLQPDVVFNALHGRWGEDGCVQGVLEWMGLPYTHSGVLASALAMDKERTKLVYRAADLPVADSLLADKADVQARHVMAPPYVVKPYNEGSSVGVYLVNEAANAPPVLAADMPQTVMVEAFIPGRELTCTVMGDRALGVTEILTDGWYDYDAKYKAGGSRHVCPAELPDDITAACLDYALRAHNALGCRGVTRTDFRWDEAKGLAGLILLETNTQPGMTPTSLSPEHGALAGMTFGEFCAWMVEDASCNR, encoded by the coding sequence TTGGGAATGTCGAGCAGGACGCTCCCGAAAGTGGTGGTATTATTGGGTGGACCTTCGGCTGAACGCGAAGTGTCTCTCAGTTCCGGGCGGGAATGTGCCGCCGCTTTGCGGGCTATGGGCTATGAAGTCACAGAAATAGATGCGGGCCCCGATATGGCGGCGCGCCTGGCAGACCTGCAGCCGGACGTTGTGTTCAACGCCCTGCATGGCCGCTGGGGCGAAGACGGCTGCGTCCAGGGCGTACTGGAATGGATGGGCTTGCCCTATACCCATTCCGGTGTTCTGGCCTCGGCGCTGGCCATGGACAAGGAACGCACCAAGCTGGTCTACCGCGCGGCGGACCTTCCGGTCGCGGACAGCTTGCTGGCCGACAAGGCCGATGTTCAGGCCCGTCACGTCATGGCGCCGCCCTACGTGGTCAAACCCTATAACGAAGGGTCGTCGGTCGGGGTCTACCTGGTCAACGAGGCCGCGAACGCGCCGCCGGTTCTGGCCGCGGACATGCCGCAGACCGTCATGGTCGAGGCCTTTATTCCGGGGCGGGAACTGACCTGCACCGTGATGGGCGACCGGGCGCTTGGTGTGACGGAAATCCTGACCGACGGCTGGTATGACTACGACGCCAAATACAAGGCGGGCGGATCGCGCCACGTCTGCCCGGCGGAACTGCCCGATGACATCACCGCCGCCTGCCTGGACTATGCTCTGCGCGCCCACAACGCCCTGGGCTGCCGCGGCGTGACGCGCACCGATTTCCGCTGGGACGAGGCAAAAGGGCTGGCGGGGCTGATCCTGCTGGAAACCAACACCCAGCCGGGCATGACGCCGACGTCGCTGTCGCCTGAACATGGCGCGCTGGCCGGGATGACATTTGGCGAATTCTGCGCCTGGATGGTGGAGGACGCCTCGTGCAACCGGTAG
- a CDS encoding nucleotidyltransferase family protein produces MSLIDRCPSAMHRAALRLVGAALGGPVTQGLLEDLAQVDPVALAGLLNVQHAHTVVAAVQGRDPRLDAALPEDLWLYLAEMRAANRDRMALGVQDLGRIGALLGGAGISAVVLKGGAEMLDPLVNPAAIRFVSDLDILVPYDRAREAQALLSGQSPDAVAFPDRIDAAVLHHLDPLHPEGHEFPIELHFHVGQSLVRRVLDAPGVLDRATPSAVAGIALPSMRDRFLHHVLHYAKEHHADHGLYLRGLVDHHAFRQALTAQDRAAAETSLRAAGLGHHLQILDALTDMVLGQDPGAMSPATSRWLRRCLQGFGSPARRRLSASLTLLYRVPWRFVTSRYYRRRYLGILRDPAVLKGELGLQRDRFGKLR; encoded by the coding sequence ATGAGCCTGATTGACCGCTGCCCGTCGGCAATGCACCGCGCGGCGCTGCGCCTGGTGGGGGCGGCGCTGGGGGGACCGGTGACGCAAGGCCTGTTGGAGGATCTGGCGCAGGTTGATCCTGTCGCCCTTGCCGGGTTGTTGAATGTCCAGCACGCCCACACGGTCGTTGCCGCGGTTCAGGGGCGCGATCCGCGCCTGGACGCGGCCCTGCCCGAAGACCTTTGGCTGTATCTGGCCGAAATGCGGGCGGCGAACCGTGACCGCATGGCGCTGGGGGTGCAGGATCTGGGCCGCATTGGCGCGTTGCTGGGCGGGGCGGGGATTTCGGCGGTCGTCCTGAAGGGCGGGGCGGAAATGCTGGACCCGCTGGTCAACCCCGCTGCGATCCGCTTTGTCAGCGATCTGGACATCCTGGTGCCCTATGACCGCGCCCGCGAGGCGCAGGCGCTGCTGTCGGGGCAATCCCCCGATGCGGTGGCCTTTCCCGACCGGATCGACGCCGCCGTGCTGCACCACCTTGACCCGCTGCACCCCGAAGGTCACGAATTCCCGATCGAGCTGCATTTCCATGTCGGTCAAAGCCTTGTGCGGCGGGTGCTGGACGCGCCGGGGGTGCTGGACCGGGCGACCCCAAGCGCCGTCGCGGGCATCGCCCTGCCGTCAATGCGCGACCGTTTCCTGCATCACGTGCTGCACTATGCCAAGGAACATCACGCGGACCACGGGCTGTACCTGCGCGGGCTGGTCGATCACCATGCCTTTCGTCAGGCGCTGACGGCGCAGGACCGCGCGGCAGCCGAAACTTCGCTGCGCGCGGCAGGGCTGGGGCATCATCTGCAGATCCTTGACGCGCTGACGGACATGGTTCTGGGCCAGGATCCGGGGGCCATGTCGCCGGCCACTTCGCGTTGGCTGCGGCGCTGCCTGCAAGGCTTCGGCAGCCCGGCGCGGCGGCGGCTGTCGGCGTCGCTGACGCTTTTGTACCGGGTGCCTTGGCGCTTTGTCACCAGCCGCTATTACCGCCGCCGCTACCTGGGCATCCTGCGCGATCCGGCGGTTTTGAAGGGCGAACTGGGCCTGCAACGCGACCGGTTCGGCAAGCTGCGCTAG
- a CDS encoding UDP-N-acetylglucosamine--N-acetylmuramyl-(pentapeptide) pyrophosphoryl-undecaprenol N-acetylglucosamine transferase: MTKRKPLLVMAAGGTGGHMFPAQALAELMLRRGWRVKLSTDARGARYTGGFPHSVEIEQVASATFARGGPLAKLLAPFRIAGGVVSMALRMMKDRPDAVIGFGGYPSIPALSAATLLRLPRMIHEQNGVLGKVNRIFATRVDMVACGTWPTELPEGAKGRHVGNPVRLAVKERAGAGYIAPGLYPMSILVIGGSQGARILSDVVPPAIASLPMEALKWLRVSHQARDEDGERVAQFYADHAISADVQPFFTDIPTRMADAQIVISRSGASSVADISVIGRPSILIPYKYATGDHQMVNAQALTEAGAAIRIPEEKLTVETMSDAILAILDTPQGAEQMARAAISVSKPEAAEELADIVEQLVQGVTGNEGSDE, translated from the coding sequence ATGACCAAGCGCAAGCCCCTGTTGGTGATGGCAGCCGGAGGCACCGGCGGACATATGTTCCCGGCCCAGGCCCTGGCCGAGCTGATGCTGCGGCGGGGCTGGCGGGTCAAGCTGAGCACCGATGCGCGCGGCGCCCGTTATACCGGCGGCTTTCCGCATTCGGTCGAGATCGAGCAGGTGGCCAGCGCCACCTTTGCGCGCGGCGGTCCGCTGGCCAAGCTGCTGGCGCCCTTTCGCATCGCGGGCGGCGTGGTGTCGATGGCGCTGCGCATGATGAAGGACCGGCCCGACGCGGTGATCGGCTTTGGCGGCTATCCTTCGATCCCGGCGCTGTCGGCGGCGACGCTGTTGCGCCTGCCGCGCATGATCCACGAACAGAACGGCGTGCTGGGCAAGGTCAACCGGATCTTTGCGACGCGGGTGGACATGGTCGCCTGTGGCACCTGGCCGACCGAATTGCCCGAGGGCGCCAAGGGCCGCCATGTCGGCAACCCGGTGCGTCTGGCGGTCAAGGAACGGGCGGGCGCGGGCTATATCGCGCCGGGGCTGTACCCGATGTCGATCCTGGTGATCGGCGGCAGCCAGGGCGCGCGCATCCTGTCCGACGTGGTGCCTCCGGCGATTGCCTCGTTGCCGATGGAAGCGCTGAAATGGTTGCGGGTCAGCCACCAGGCGCGCGATGAGGACGGCGAGCGTGTGGCGCAGTTCTATGCAGACCACGCCATTTCTGCCGATGTGCAGCCGTTCTTTACCGACATTCCCACCCGGATGGCCGATGCGCAGATCGTGATCTCGCGTTCGGGGGCGTCCAGCGTGGCCGATATCAGCGTGATCGGGCGGCCTTCGATCCTGATCCCTTACAAATACGCGACGGGCGATCATCAGATGGTGAATGCCCAGGCGCTGACCGAGGCGGGGGCGGCGATCCGCATTCCCGAGGAAAAACTGACCGTCGAGACGATGAGCGATGCGATCCTTGCCATTCTCGACACGCCGCAGGGGGCCGAACAGATGGCCCGCGCGGCCATTTCCGTTTCCAAACCAGAGGCCGCCGAAGAGCTGGCCGATATCGTAGAACAATTGGTACAAGGGGTGACAGGCAATGAAGGATCTGACGAATGA